A single window of Archangium gephyra DNA harbors:
- a CDS encoding serine/threonine protein kinase has protein sequence MLDGSSGQGAPAWPGLAPGTVVAGFTIEGLLASGSFGTVYRARRDGRPFAIKLVSLAPRGNREVDALRRMRHPNVVGFHGYGLWPEEQPHSLVLALELVEGLPLDQWMQEVNPTALDLVGRVLLPLALTLADVHALGVVHRDVKEANIIVRQSDGLPVLVDFGAASLEGAPRLTQWMPPGTPEYRSPETLRFARQWEGEPYQVGPAEDLWALGVVTYILLTRMLPFGDRHDPGMVRAILEKTPREPDELNPRVPPALSELCMRMLEKDPEDRYADARALAEALSTAWSEADRSWRVPLFPEVRREETPPLPPPPAAPALPERQAPRRWRMARLILGAAILGGVLIPSVQRSESPLPSQTQQASARQELAPPEVTGDVGHGAGPQTSPSPVPVASATPTQEPEMIKPQKVRSLAATTLLTSAVCVGAGCASTPKPEPLPPSPCPPGSTEGLKRLGMETGDFLRINVLPNNFRQLTIVVSEGDVTVEVMEGWKKMPLYAHLYGELIFKKNHVYGHFTRVQLENGEIVPVCMELTTPQGIGAAKEPGSTSKKTILKNYLYVSATSRFD, from the coding sequence ATGCTCGACGGAAGCAGCGGACAGGGTGCTCCTGCCTGGCCGGGGTTGGCCCCCGGTACGGTGGTGGCGGGTTTCACGATCGAGGGGCTGCTCGCCAGCGGCAGCTTCGGCACCGTGTACCGGGCGAGACGGGACGGCCGCCCCTTCGCCATCAAGCTGGTGTCCCTGGCTCCGCGCGGAAACCGCGAGGTGGATGCGCTGCGCCGGATGCGGCACCCGAATGTCGTGGGCTTCCATGGGTATGGCCTCTGGCCAGAGGAGCAGCCGCATTCCCTGGTGCTGGCCCTGGAGCTCGTGGAGGGCCTCCCGCTGGACCAATGGATGCAGGAGGTGAATCCGACCGCGCTCGACCTGGTGGGCCGGGTGCTGCTGCCGTTGGCCCTCACGCTCGCGGATGTGCACGCCCTGGGCGTGGTCCATCGGGACGTGAAGGAAGCCAATATCATCGTGCGGCAATCGGATGGGCTGCCCGTGTTGGTGGACTTCGGTGCGGCGAGCCTCGAAGGGGCCCCGCGCCTGACGCAGTGGATGCCACCGGGCACCCCGGAATACCGCAGCCCCGAGACGTTGCGCTTCGCCCGGCAATGGGAAGGCGAGCCCTACCAGGTGGGCCCCGCGGAGGACCTGTGGGCCCTGGGCGTCGTCACCTACATCCTGCTGACGCGCATGCTTCCCTTCGGAGACAGGCACGACCCCGGGATGGTGCGCGCCATCCTCGAGAAAACGCCCCGGGAGCCGGATGAGCTCAACCCGCGCGTTCCTCCCGCCTTGAGCGAGCTGTGCATGCGGATGCTGGAGAAGGACCCCGAGGACCGGTACGCGGATGCCAGGGCGCTCGCGGAGGCCCTCTCGACGGCGTGGAGCGAGGCGGACCGTTCCTGGCGCGTGCCGCTGTTCCCCGAGGTCAGGCGCGAGGAGACGCCTCCCCTCCCCCCGCCCCCCGCTGCGCCGGCCCTCCCCGAGCGCCAGGCTCCCAGACGGTGGCGGATGGCCAGGCTCATTCTCGGCGCCGCCATCCTGGGAGGAGTCTTGATTCCTTCCGTCCAACGTTCCGAGTCGCCTCTCCCTTCCCAAACGCAACAAGCCAGTGCTCGCCAGGAATTGGCTCCTCCCGAGGTGACGGGAGACGTTGGCCATGGCGCGGGACCTCAGACGTCACCTTCCCCCGTGCCCGTCGCCAGCGCGACGCCAACCCAGGAGCCCGAGATGATCAAACCCCAGAAGGTCCGTTCCCTGGCCGCCACCACCCTGTTGACCAGCGCCGTCTGCGTGGGTGCCGGTTGCGCGAGCACTCCGAAGCCCGAGCCCCTTCCGCCCTCGCCGTGCCCGCCCGGCTCGACGGAGGGCCTGAAGCGACTGGGCATGGAGACGGGAGACTTCTTGCGCATCAATGTCCTCCCCAACAACTTTCGCCAGCTCACCATCGTGGTTTCGGAGGGTGACGTCACGGTCGAGGTGATGGAGGGCTGGAAGAAGATGCCGCTCTACGCACACTTGTACGGCGAACTCATCTTCAAGAAGAACCATGTCTATGGCCACTTCACGCGCGTCCAACTGGAGAACGGGGAGATCGTGCCGGTCTGCATGGAACTGACGACGCCGCAGGGGATTGGCGCCGCGAAGGAGCCTGGCAGCACCTCCAAGAAGACCATCCTCAAGAACTACCTCTACGTCTCGGCGACCTCGAGATTCGATTAG
- a CDS encoding DUF2381 family protein, whose amino-acid sequence MLPPLPSLLALVVLQGAPALESSAACEDSQRVDLMSTPSAEAREVCVSPGMMTGFLFDTIPRSLELQEEVRFVEVLRGQRGISFVPPKDMLPGERLRLTAHFEAAASQETITFILVAHRGQATRQVEVYRDRRPQESYQQEAEEERAKNQQLREENQQLRLQLGQAQGLRNSIASKIVGSSGVQTLHRQLDTTGIPTGVAFLDSVTSYRAFKTVVAEAWLLNASSEPWVTMRASLISANGEELAGVQFLQLEAIAPNGRNAVLVEATAEKGALQGEFKLMLWDKRSRVITLPQLRFP is encoded by the coding sequence GTGCTCCCTCCCCTTCCGTCTCTTCTGGCCCTGGTTGTCCTTCAAGGTGCTCCTGCCCTGGAATCATCAGCCGCATGCGAGGACTCACAACGAGTTGATTTGATGTCGACTCCCTCGGCGGAGGCTCGGGAAGTATGTGTCAGTCCGGGAATGATGACGGGCTTCCTCTTCGACACCATACCCAGGTCACTGGAGTTGCAAGAGGAAGTACGTTTCGTGGAGGTACTCCGCGGCCAACGTGGCATCAGCTTCGTGCCTCCAAAGGACATGCTCCCTGGAGAGCGCCTACGGCTGACGGCTCACTTCGAAGCCGCAGCCTCCCAGGAGACCATCACCTTCATCCTGGTGGCTCACCGGGGACAAGCCACCCGTCAAGTCGAGGTGTACCGCGACAGACGCCCCCAGGAGTCCTACCAGCAGGAGGCAGAGGAGGAGCGCGCGAAGAATCAACAACTCCGCGAAGAGAACCAGCAACTGCGGCTTCAACTCGGACAGGCGCAGGGACTCCGGAACTCTATTGCCAGCAAAATCGTGGGCTCCTCTGGTGTCCAGACCCTGCACAGGCAACTGGACACAACTGGCATCCCGACTGGAGTCGCGTTCTTGGATAGCGTCACCAGCTACCGCGCATTCAAGACTGTTGTGGCGGAGGCATGGCTGCTGAATGCCAGCTCAGAGCCGTGGGTGACGATGCGGGCCTCCCTCATCTCCGCCAATGGCGAGGAGCTTGCTGGGGTACAATTCCTCCAGTTGGAGGCCATTGCGCCCAATGGGCGCAATGCGGTCCTCGTGGAAGCCACTGCAGAGAAGGGGGCTCTACAAGGTGAGTTCAAGCTGATGCTCTGGGATAAGCGGTCGCGCGTCATCACTCTTCCACAGCTGAGGTTTCCATAG
- a CDS encoding M4 family metallopeptidase → MRTRMLAACLSLALTACDTEPLEPSTDLVSTEDVQAALAALPSAQIVGAHEDGVPYMIRGQLGSSARSLQGFSASEAHAQVSSALARITPAFRLEASDLVVRRLTRDEQGHTHIRYEQTKNGLPVVGHELVLHVDPNGLVYAANGSARDGETLPYRARVSSEAARVAALEATLGGASTEENPRLVYVRSEKDNRLKLAYEVVVTGQGPQLPIRDHVFVNALSGTVETVASDIHSALNRIIYSGSTATVARTEGAPPTGDAVVDGTYDNLGTTYNCYYQNFGRDSYNAAGAQLKAVVHYSTNYTNAFWDGTKMVYGDSDGVQSAPLGLSLDVTVHELTHAVTSSESNLTYSNESGALNEGISDIFAAYCEAWTQGWVVDASVWMIGDDVWTPATAGDALRYMNNPTLDGSSKDYYPTRYTGTSDNGGVHWNSGIANLAFYLLSQGGTHPRGVTTTNVTGIGIQKAGQIFYKANRDLMTASTTFAQAKTYTEQAATQLGYTTAEVASVSAAWTAVGVGSSTPPPPATALTNGVALLNQSASTGTERHYYLDVPASRASSFVSSGGTGDADLYVRIGAAPTTASYNCRPYLSGNNETCNIAAQASNQRMYLMLRAYSTFSGVSIKGTY, encoded by the coding sequence ATGCGTACCCGGATGCTGGCAGCCTGCCTCTCGCTCGCGCTCACTGCTTGTGACACCGAGCCCTTGGAGCCGTCCACCGACCTCGTCTCCACCGAGGATGTCCAGGCGGCCCTCGCCGCCCTGCCCTCGGCCCAGATCGTCGGCGCCCATGAGGACGGCGTCCCCTACATGATCCGCGGCCAGCTCGGCTCCTCGGCCCGCTCCCTCCAGGGCTTCTCCGCCTCCGAGGCCCACGCCCAGGTCAGCTCCGCCCTCGCCCGCATCACCCCCGCCTTCCGCCTCGAGGCCTCCGACCTCGTCGTCCGCCGCCTCACCCGCGACGAGCAGGGCCATACGCACATCCGCTATGAGCAGACCAAGAACGGTCTGCCCGTCGTCGGCCACGAGCTCGTCCTCCACGTGGACCCGAACGGCCTCGTCTATGCCGCCAACGGCTCGGCCCGCGATGGCGAGACGCTCCCCTACCGCGCTCGCGTCTCCTCCGAGGCCGCTCGCGTCGCGGCGCTCGAGGCCACCCTCGGCGGTGCCTCCACCGAGGAGAACCCGCGCCTCGTCTACGTCCGCTCCGAGAAGGACAACCGCCTGAAGCTCGCCTACGAGGTCGTCGTGACGGGCCAGGGGCCGCAGCTGCCCATCCGTGACCACGTCTTCGTCAACGCCCTGAGCGGCACCGTCGAGACCGTCGCCTCGGACATCCACTCGGCGCTCAACCGCATCATCTACTCGGGCTCCACCGCCACCGTGGCCCGCACCGAGGGAGCTCCTCCCACCGGCGACGCCGTCGTGGATGGCACCTACGACAACCTCGGCACCACCTACAACTGCTACTACCAGAACTTCGGCCGTGACTCGTACAACGCCGCGGGCGCGCAGCTGAAGGCCGTCGTCCACTACAGCACCAACTACACCAACGCCTTCTGGGACGGCACCAAGATGGTGTACGGCGACAGCGATGGCGTGCAGTCCGCGCCGCTCGGCCTGTCCCTGGACGTGACGGTGCACGAGCTCACCCACGCGGTGACCAGCTCCGAGTCCAACCTCACCTATTCCAACGAGTCCGGCGCCCTCAACGAGGGCATCAGCGACATCTTCGCCGCCTACTGCGAGGCCTGGACGCAGGGCTGGGTGGTGGACGCGAGCGTGTGGATGATCGGCGACGACGTCTGGACGCCGGCCACCGCGGGTGACGCGCTCCGCTACATGAACAACCCCACCCTGGACGGCTCGTCCAAGGACTACTACCCCACCCGCTACACGGGCACCTCCGACAACGGCGGCGTGCACTGGAACTCGGGCATCGCCAACCTGGCCTTCTACCTGCTGAGCCAGGGAGGCACGCACCCGCGCGGCGTGACCACCACCAACGTGACGGGCATCGGCATCCAGAAGGCCGGCCAGATCTTCTACAAGGCCAACCGCGACCTGATGACGGCCTCCACCACCTTCGCCCAGGCGAAGACGTACACGGAGCAGGCCGCCACGCAGCTGGGCTACACCACGGCCGAGGTCGCCTCCGTGTCGGCCGCCTGGACGGCGGTGGGCGTGGGCTCCTCGACGCCTCCCCCGCCGGCCACCGCGCTGACCAACGGCGTGGCGCTGCTCAACCAGTCCGCCTCCACGGGCACCGAGAGGCACTACTACCTGGATGTGCCCGCCTCGCGCGCCTCGTCCTTCGTGTCCAGCGGTGGCACCGGTGACGCCGACCTCTACGTCCGCATCGGCGCGGCGCCCACCACGGCCTCGTACAACTGCCGTCCGTACCTGAGCGGCAACAACGAGACGTGCAACATCGCCGCGCAGGCCAGCAACCAGCGCATGTACCTCATGCTCCGCGCCTACAGCACCTTCTCGGGCGTCTCGATCAAGGGCACGTACTGA
- a CDS encoding M4 family metallopeptidase, whose product MRTRMLAACLSLALTACDTETVEPSTGPGSLEDVQAALAALPSAQVLGAHEDGVPYMIRGRFGTSASALRGVSASEAHTHVSSALSRLTPVFRLNTSDLVVRRLSQDEQGHTHIRYEQTKNGLPVVGHELVVHVDESGLVYAVNGSARDGESVPFRARIAPEAARAAALESTPGTVHAGEAPRLVYVRSSADGRLKLVFEVLVTGEDGDQPIRDHVFVNALDGTIEERTTDIHEARNRLVYSANNTTTLPGTLRISEGGITTGDPVVDKAYANLGTFYDCFRANFNRDSHNNAGAALTTTVHYSNNYVGAFWNGTTMVCGDGDGVTSGPLCNDMDVINHEYSHAIISAESNLTYANEPGALNEGLADIFAAYCESWSTAWSTGPDVFKIAEDVWTPATAGDAIRYLCDPALDGSSKDYYPDRYIGTADSGGVHANSGIANLAFCLLSKGGTHPRGKSATVVPSTGVQRAGAIFYKANSDLMTASTTFAQVKTYTEQAAAMLYGSGSAEQTAVTRAWEAVGVGLPVPPAPSTALTNGVALLNQSGASASQKFYHLDVPASRPVTFTLSGGTGDADLYVKFGSQPTTTSYGCRPYLGGNNETCNMAAQPTTGRYHVMLHGYSAYSGVSLTGTY is encoded by the coding sequence ATGCGTACCCGGATGCTCGCCGCCTGCCTCTCGCTCGCGCTCACCGCCTGTGACACGGAAACCGTAGAGCCCTCCACCGGCCCCGGCTCCCTCGAGGATGTCCAGGCGGCCCTCGCCGCCCTGCCCTCGGCTCAGGTGCTCGGGGCTCACGAGGACGGCGTGCCGTACATGATTCGCGGCCGGTTCGGCACGTCGGCAAGCGCTCTCCGGGGCGTCTCCGCCTCCGAGGCCCATACGCACGTCAGCTCCGCCCTGTCCCGCCTCACCCCCGTCTTCCGGCTCAACACGTCCGACCTCGTCGTGCGCCGGCTCTCCCAGGATGAGCAGGGCCACACGCACATCCGCTATGAGCAGACGAAGAACGGGCTGCCCGTCGTGGGCCACGAGCTCGTCGTCCATGTGGATGAGAGTGGCCTCGTCTATGCCGTCAACGGCTCGGCTCGGGATGGCGAATCCGTCCCCTTCCGCGCCCGCATCGCTCCCGAGGCCGCCCGCGCCGCCGCACTCGAGAGCACCCCTGGCACCGTCCACGCCGGGGAGGCCCCGCGCCTCGTCTACGTCCGCTCCAGCGCGGATGGACGGCTGAAGCTCGTCTTCGAGGTGCTCGTGACGGGCGAGGACGGGGATCAGCCCATCCGGGATCACGTCTTCGTCAATGCCCTGGATGGAACCATCGAGGAGCGCACCACGGACATCCACGAGGCGCGCAACCGCCTGGTGTATTCGGCCAACAACACCACCACGCTGCCGGGAACCCTGAGGATCAGCGAGGGAGGCATCACCACGGGCGATCCCGTCGTGGACAAGGCCTACGCCAACCTCGGCACCTTCTATGATTGCTTCAGGGCCAACTTCAACCGCGACTCGCACAACAACGCCGGGGCCGCGCTGACGACCACCGTGCACTACAGCAACAACTACGTGGGCGCCTTCTGGAATGGCACCACCATGGTCTGCGGTGACGGGGACGGCGTCACCTCCGGCCCGCTGTGCAACGACATGGACGTCATCAACCATGAGTACTCGCACGCGATCATCAGCGCCGAGTCCAACCTCACGTACGCCAACGAGCCCGGCGCGCTCAACGAGGGACTGGCCGACATCTTCGCCGCCTACTGCGAGAGCTGGAGCACCGCCTGGTCCACGGGCCCGGACGTCTTCAAGATCGCCGAGGACGTGTGGACTCCGGCCACCGCGGGTGACGCGATCCGCTACCTGTGCGATCCGGCCCTGGACGGCTCGTCCAAGGACTACTACCCCGACCGCTACATCGGCACCGCCGACAGTGGCGGCGTGCATGCGAACTCGGGCATCGCCAACCTGGCCTTCTGCCTGCTGAGCAAGGGCGGCACGCACCCGCGCGGCAAGAGCGCCACCGTCGTGCCGTCCACCGGCGTGCAGAGGGCTGGCGCCATCTTCTACAAGGCCAACTCGGACCTGATGACGGCCTCCACCACCTTCGCCCAGGTGAAGACGTACACGGAGCAGGCGGCAGCGATGCTCTACGGCTCGGGCTCGGCGGAGCAGACCGCCGTCACCCGGGCCTGGGAGGCCGTGGGCGTGGGCCTGCCGGTGCCTCCCGCTCCGTCCACCGCGCTGACCAACGGTGTCGCCCTCCTCAACCAGTCGGGCGCCTCGGCCTCGCAGAAGTTCTACCACCTGGATGTGCCGGCCAGCCGCCCGGTGACCTTCACCCTCAGCGGCGGCACGGGCGACGCGGACCTGTACGTGAAGTTCGGCTCGCAGCCGACCACCACCTCGTACGGCTGCCGCCCCTACCTGGGTGGCAACAACGAGACGTGCAACATGGCCGCGCAGCCCACCACCGGCCGCTACCACGTCATGCTCCACGGCTACAGCGCCTACTCGGGCGTCTCGCTCACGGGCACGTACTGA